From a region of the Nonlabens dokdonensis DSW-6 genome:
- the ruvX gene encoding Holliday junction resolvase RuvX, translated as MARLLAIDYGKKRTGIAVTDPMQIIASGLTTVATRDLTSFLTDYLKKEEVETIILGEPKQMDYTDSELGPWLNKYMLQLKELFPDVKIEREDERFTSKMAHASMLSSGMKKKQRQNKALVDEIAATIILQSYMERNK; from the coding sequence ATGGCGCGACTTCTTGCAATAGATTATGGTAAAAAAAGAACAGGCATAGCTGTTACAGATCCTATGCAAATTATTGCCTCTGGACTGACTACAGTTGCTACAAGAGATCTTACCTCTTTTTTAACCGATTACCTCAAGAAAGAAGAGGTGGAAACCATTATTTTAGGAGAGCCTAAACAAATGGATTATACTGATAGTGAGCTAGGGCCGTGGCTCAATAAATATATGTTGCAATTAAAAGAGTTGTTTCCTGATGTGAAAATAGAAAGAGAAGATGAGCGTTTTACCTCAAAAATGGCACATGCAAGTATGTTAAGTAGTGGTATGAAAAAGAAACAACGACAGAATAAAGCGCTAGTTGATGAAATTGCCGCAACTATTATATTACAAAGTTATATGGAGCGCAATAAATGA
- a CDS encoding T9SS type A sorting domain-containing protein: MRDIFLFALFTVSTFLLHGQNSLGLDTSYGNSGRVITSINPGEDIARGGVVQSDGKLLVAGYTFDAVFGYDFICLRYNTDGSLDSTFGSNGVAQFDLQVGSDDRALSIDLQLDGKVILAGFSDDGTDRDGAVIRLNSDGTLDTTFGTSGFAITDFGESDQYNTVKVHLVTGNIIAAGTSYRSTTRSNAVFARYLPSGNLDTNFNTDGKLENLPSPVSGTLRELSIEDLAIKANGRITAVGWIEYTGQTGSASSHYECRLNVNGTFDTTFSNNGYDFDLITTAYDYTYAMDMNSDDSFEFAGYSRYITMTGATDRRGYLHRSTSSGGTNFSETIVEISQSIDEYIFGMGRDSNGNLIIGGAINDNAVNPSFEFFVAKLDNTGDVFDSNFGNNGLIRTSFSDNAVARDLQIQSDDKILLIGYVGDDIAITRYTPQTLSIENVKPLNNIKIYPNPTSDFLNISMIAPIEVNEQFKIYDLTGRLVLTSQIDGADTTIDVSSLNAGVYIVGVKNQSYKFEKI, from the coding sequence ATGAGGGATATATTCTTATTTGCTTTATTTACAGTTTCCACTTTTTTACTTCATGGTCAAAACTCATTAGGACTAGATACTTCTTACGGAAACTCTGGTAGAGTGATTACTTCAATTAATCCAGGTGAAGATATTGCACGTGGAGGAGTAGTACAGTCGGATGGAAAATTACTTGTAGCTGGTTATACATTTGATGCAGTTTTTGGTTATGATTTTATCTGTTTAAGATATAATACAGATGGTTCATTAGACAGTACTTTTGGTTCTAACGGTGTGGCGCAATTTGATTTACAGGTAGGAAGTGATGATAGAGCATTAAGTATTGATCTTCAATTAGACGGTAAAGTAATTCTTGCTGGCTTTAGCGATGATGGGACAGATAGAGATGGAGCAGTAATCCGTTTAAACTCTGATGGCACATTAGACACCACTTTTGGTACTTCAGGTTTTGCCATTACTGACTTTGGAGAGTCTGACCAGTACAATACAGTAAAAGTTCATTTAGTTACCGGGAATATCATTGCCGCAGGAACATCTTATCGCTCTACCACTAGATCTAATGCTGTTTTTGCTAGATATCTTCCTAGTGGTAACCTCGATACTAATTTTAATACAGATGGTAAGTTAGAAAACCTACCTTCTCCAGTTAGTGGAACACTGCGAGAGCTCTCTATAGAGGATTTAGCAATTAAAGCAAACGGAAGAATAACCGCTGTAGGATGGATCGAGTATACTGGTCAGACAGGAAGTGCTTCAAGCCATTATGAATGTCGTCTTAATGTAAATGGGACATTTGATACCACTTTTTCAAACAACGGTTATGATTTTGACCTGATAACTACAGCATACGATTATACTTATGCAATGGATATGAATTCAGATGACAGTTTTGAGTTTGCAGGATATTCTAGATATATTACAATGACTGGTGCGACTGATCGGAGAGGATATTTACACCGCTCAACTTCTAGTGGAGGAACAAACTTTTCTGAAACAATCGTGGAAATCTCTCAAAGCATTGATGAATATATTTTCGGAATGGGAAGAGATAGCAATGGTAATTTGATTATCGGAGGTGCAATAAATGATAATGCTGTAAATCCATCTTTTGAGTTTTTTGTAGCAAAATTAGATAATACAGGTGATGTATTTGATTCAAATTTCGGCAATAACGGATTGATAAGAACCAGTTTTTCGGACAATGCTGTTGCTAGAGATTTACAAATTCAGTCAGATGATAAGATACTTTTGATAGGCTATGTAGGTGACGATATTGCCATTACACGTTATACTCCTCAAACCTTAAGTATAGAGAACGTTAAACCTTTAAATAATATTAAGATTTATCCTAACCCTACAAGCGATTTTCTCAATATCTCTATGATTGCTCCTATTGAAGTTAATGAGCAATTTAAGATCTACGATCTCACAGGCAGATTAGTGTTAACCTCACAGATAGATGGTGCCGATACAACAATTGACGTATCAAGCCTCAATGCTGGGGTTTACATAGTAGGTGTTAAAAATCAGAGCTACAAATTTGAGAAAATCTGA
- a CDS encoding TlpA family protein disulfide reductase, with protein sequence MKNTIILLVLVFVLGSCSENEILTAKETYIKGNVQVTDSLELDKITLYGYDIFEKQSIQKDIPINENGDFETVIDLKYACEFTLYGINSFSILAVPGDTITVNFIESKKAADFEDNLQFTGRTATTQENLQDYLNNNPIDTDEFFVNESDKDHKDLEEYLGNQKDALKKHYKKFQDDTTINKFLRDYINADEKYALHNIKMEYASFARYYGKKVPEMNSDYYSSIDKLPRLEKEDLVNSSTVNDLLYHHHTFASQEIEKKSPEATTTEIDQIIIEKAIEKDTYLNRHTIAMLVMGDLKNHSLQLYESNSEKLNQYFENTTLGISLQERYEEERKLLDNPDLPKETELLTFKNDDPSKYLEEIISNANGKVIYIDNWATWCGPCKAEFKEASPALHEKFKEDVEFVYLCHASDKKAYLPSISQFQIKGKHYFLDEKEGAVVQDQINLEGFPTYTIIDQQGNQVLSDYIHRPSYKKTTEILNDLIQNDEMTSNNENN encoded by the coding sequence ATGAAAAACACAATTATTCTTTTAGTACTGGTTTTTGTTCTAGGCAGTTGCTCTGAAAATGAAATCCTAACTGCTAAGGAAACCTATATCAAAGGGAATGTACAGGTAACTGATTCTTTGGAACTAGATAAAATTACTTTATACGGTTATGATATTTTTGAAAAGCAAAGTATTCAAAAAGACATTCCTATTAATGAAAACGGAGACTTTGAAACCGTCATAGATTTAAAATACGCCTGTGAATTCACCTTGTATGGCATCAATAGTTTTTCAATTCTCGCCGTTCCTGGCGATACCATCACCGTAAATTTTATAGAAAGTAAAAAAGCGGCTGACTTTGAAGACAATTTACAGTTTACTGGAAGAACAGCGACCACACAAGAAAACCTACAAGACTATCTCAACAATAATCCTATTGATACCGATGAATTTTTCGTGAATGAAAGTGATAAAGATCATAAAGATCTTGAAGAATACTTGGGTAATCAAAAAGATGCGCTTAAAAAGCATTACAAAAAGTTTCAAGACGACACTACCATCAACAAATTCTTAAGAGATTACATCAATGCAGACGAGAAATATGCGCTTCACAATATTAAAATGGAGTATGCATCCTTTGCTAGATATTATGGTAAGAAAGTACCAGAAATGAATAGCGATTATTATAGTAGTATTGATAAATTACCAAGACTAGAAAAAGAAGATTTAGTAAATTCTAGTACCGTCAATGATTTACTATATCATCATCATACTTTTGCGTCTCAAGAAATAGAAAAGAAATCTCCTGAAGCTACTACCACTGAAATTGATCAAATAATCATTGAGAAAGCTATTGAGAAAGACACCTATTTGAACAGGCATACCATTGCCATGTTAGTTATGGGCGACCTTAAGAATCACTCGCTCCAACTGTATGAAAGCAATTCAGAAAAACTAAACCAATACTTTGAAAATACCACTTTGGGAATTTCTCTGCAAGAACGATATGAAGAAGAGAGAAAGCTTTTAGATAATCCAGATCTTCCTAAAGAAACTGAGCTACTCACTTTTAAAAATGATGATCCATCAAAATATCTTGAAGAGATTATTTCTAATGCAAATGGTAAAGTGATTTATATAGATAATTGGGCGACATGGTGCGGTCCTTGCAAAGCAGAGTTTAAAGAGGCCTCGCCAGCTTTACATGAGAAATTTAAAGAAGATGTCGAGTTTGTATATTTATGTCATGCAAGTGATAAAAAGGCATATCTACCTTCTATTTCTCAATTTCAAATTAAAGGAAAGCACTATTTTCTAGATGAAAAAGAAGGTGCTGTTGTACAAGATCAGATTAATTTAGAAGGTTTTCCTACTTATACGATTATCGACCAGCAAGGAAACCAAGTGCTATCTGACTATATTCACAGACCTAGCTATAAAAAAACTACTGAAATTCTTAACGACTTGATTCAAAACGACGAGATGACCTCAAACAATGAGAACAACTAG
- a CDS encoding DUF6048 family protein, with amino-acid sequence MYKYFISILFVLFSVFSFAQGKNEISTDSITYKKSYGLRAGIDIASLIRTGIDPEYTGFQILADYRLTDRLYIAGELGNESLDRTSESVDYESTGQFLKAGVDYNFYQNWLEMDNMIYGGARLGFANFSQTLTRYDYNVDNNYFPIFTNAVDREFSGLNMVWIEIQLGIKVEVLNNLYVMANFQLKRRLTENAPSNFANLYAPGFGRTFDTGNIGVGYAYGIMYRIPFFKK; translated from the coding sequence ATGTACAAATACTTCATTAGCATTCTGTTTGTATTGTTTTCTGTTTTTAGTTTCGCTCAAGGCAAAAACGAGATCTCTACAGACAGTATTACCTATAAAAAATCATACGGTCTGAGAGCTGGAATAGATATCGCCAGTCTAATAAGAACAGGTATCGATCCAGAATATACTGGTTTTCAAATTTTGGCCGATTACCGTCTTACCGATAGATTATATATCGCAGGAGAATTAGGAAATGAATCCTTAGACAGAACTAGTGAAAGTGTAGATTATGAAAGTACAGGTCAGTTTTTAAAAGCTGGTGTAGATTATAATTTCTACCAAAATTGGTTAGAAATGGATAACATGATTTATGGTGGCGCGAGATTAGGGTTTGCAAATTTTTCTCAAACCTTGACTCGTTACGATTATAATGTAGATAACAACTACTTCCCTATTTTCACCAATGCTGTAGACAGAGAATTTTCAGGTCTTAACATGGTATGGATAGAAATCCAACTCGGTATAAAAGTAGAAGTATTGAACAACCTCTACGTCATGGCAAATTTCCAATTAAAACGCCGTCTAACCGAAAATGCACCGAGCAATTTTGCAAATCTCTACGCACCAGGCTTTGGTAGAACCTTTGATACCGGTAATATAGGAGTAGGTTATGCTTATGGAATTATGTATCGCATTCCGTTTTTTAAGAAGTAG
- the def gene encoding peptide deformylase, producing MILPIVAYGDPVLKKKAKDITPDYPQFKETLENMWETMYNANGLGLAAPQVGLSIRLFLVDTSPFGDDPDFTEEEAKTLSEFKKAFINAEILEESGEEWAFNEGCLSIPNVTEDIFRKEEIVIRYLDEDFKEHTETYNGIIARVIQHEYDHIEGTLFTDKISSLKKRLLKGRLSNISKGKTDVSYRMRFPEVKGRRR from the coding sequence ATGATTTTACCAATAGTCGCTTACGGCGATCCAGTTTTAAAAAAGAAGGCTAAGGATATAACACCAGATTATCCACAGTTTAAAGAAACTCTTGAGAATATGTGGGAAACCATGTATAACGCAAATGGTCTTGGCCTTGCAGCGCCTCAGGTAGGTCTATCAATTAGATTGTTTCTTGTGGATACATCACCTTTTGGTGACGATCCAGATTTTACCGAAGAAGAGGCAAAGACGTTAAGTGAATTTAAAAAAGCTTTTATCAATGCCGAAATTCTAGAAGAAAGTGGCGAGGAATGGGCTTTTAACGAAGGATGTTTGAGTATACCTAATGTGACAGAAGACATTTTCCGTAAAGAGGAAATTGTAATACGTTATCTAGACGAAGACTTTAAAGAACATACTGAAACTTATAATGGCATCATCGCAAGAGTGATACAGCATGAGTATGATCATATAGAAGGAACTTTATTTACGGATAAGATATCGAGCCTTAAAAAACGATTACTTAAAGGAAGGTTGTCAAATATCTCTAAGGGAAAAACAGATGTAAGTTACCGTATGAGATTTCCAGAGGTAAAAGGCAGAAGAAGGTAA
- a CDS encoding DUF2752 domain-containing protein gives MSKQLMGMDCPGCGIQRSISFLLQGNIVDSFLMYPGLFPAVFLFFFLIIDWFKDFKYGEQIKLWATIITIGTILTSYFIKMAIH, from the coding sequence ATGAGTAAACAACTAATGGGAATGGACTGTCCTGGATGTGGAATCCAGCGGTCCATTTCTTTTTTACTCCAAGGCAATATCGTAGATTCCTTTTTAATGTATCCTGGATTGTTTCCAGCGGTGTTTCTATTCTTCTTCTTGATAATAGATTGGTTCAAAGATTTCAAATATGGTGAACAAATAAAACTTTGGGCTACCATCATCACCATAGGAACCATTTTAACTAGTTACTTTATAAAAATGGCAATTCATTAA
- a CDS encoding DUF2752 domain-containing protein — protein sequence MKITNRVVLILIGATLISGFFYVYSLYNPVESNLFPKCPSKYVTGYDCPGCGSQRAVHSLFNGEVSKAFNYNPLLFFLVPYGLLVGVFEWIPSLRNHSFRKLLINFYTIMVVFSIVILFTVWRNL from the coding sequence GTGAAAATTACAAATCGAGTTGTACTCATACTTATAGGAGCCACTTTAATAAGTGGCTTTTTTTATGTGTATTCTTTGTATAACCCAGTTGAGAGTAATTTGTTTCCTAAATGTCCTAGTAAGTATGTTACTGGTTACGATTGTCCAGGTTGCGGTTCTCAACGTGCAGTACATTCCTTATTTAACGGTGAAGTGAGTAAAGCGTTTAATTATAATCCGTTATTATTTTTTCTGGTTCCTTATGGTTTATTAGTAGGTGTTTTTGAATGGATTCCTTCGTTGAGAAATCATTCTTTCAGAAAACTATTGATTAACTTTTATACAATCATGGTGGTTTTTAGTATTGTTATTCTTTTTACTGTTTGGAGAAATTTATAA
- a CDS encoding four helix bundle protein encodes MSKELKARTKVFAHRCVKLALSLPNHTLGNHIKGQLIRCSTSTAANYRAACVAISTKSFVAKLSISIEEVDECEFWMQFAVDESLINLNMSEALIKESKELTAIFITSRKTVQKNMKNSE; translated from the coding sequence ATGAGTAAAGAATTAAAAGCTAGAACTAAAGTATTTGCACATCGTTGTGTAAAGTTAGCTTTGTCTTTACCCAATCATACACTTGGAAACCATATCAAAGGTCAGTTGATTAGGTGTTCTACATCTACGGCAGCTAATTATAGAGCGGCATGTGTTGCGATTTCAACAAAGTCATTTGTTGCAAAATTAAGTATTAGTATAGAAGAAGTTGATGAGTGTGAGTTTTGGATGCAATTTGCTGTGGATGAAAGTTTAATCAATTTGAATATGTCTGAAGCATTGATAAAAGAATCCAAAGAGCTAACAGCGATTTTTATTACAAGTCGCAAGACTGTACAAAAAAACATGAAAAATAGTGAATGA
- a CDS encoding CD225/dispanin family protein produces MQNEFNQGQGQRPIGPPPKTYLAESIIVTIICCWPLGIPAIVNAAKVDRLHAQGLYADAQRASEKAKQWCIYSAIGAAVFIVLYMLFVFLIVGIENFN; encoded by the coding sequence ATGCAAAACGAATTTAATCAAGGTCAAGGTCAACGACCTATAGGTCCACCACCTAAAACCTATTTAGCAGAATCAATTATTGTAACTATTATTTGCTGCTGGCCATTAGGTATTCCAGCTATTGTTAACGCTGCAAAAGTAGATCGCTTACACGCTCAAGGATTATATGCCGATGCACAAAGAGCGTCTGAAAAAGCTAAACAATGGTGTATTTATAGTGCTATCGGAGCAGCAGTTTTTATAGTACTATATATGTTGTTTGTTTTTCTTATCGTAGGTATTGAAAACTTTAACTAG
- the rlmD gene encoding 23S rRNA (uracil(1939)-C(5))-methyltransferase RlmD, whose amino-acid sequence MSKRRRRAQKSFENVPVVDAGARGKSVAKTEEGEVIFLTDAVPGDVVNIQTFKKKRSFYEGRVTKFIELSERRAAPVCKHFNTCGGCKWQHMTYESQLYFKQKEVVENLTRIGHLELPEITSIAGSSQQYHYRNKMEFSFSANRWLTLEEIQSDVEIEDKKALGFHIPGMWDKILHLDECHLHPQIGEDIRLSVHAFAKAENISYFNPREKSGTLRTLMLRMSSTGENMVVIQFFQDNEAQRVALLDHLKESFPQITSLQYIINEKANDTIYDQDVICYHGRDHIFEEMEGLQFKINAKSFYQTNSQQAYELYKITRDFAGLSGEELVYDLYTGTGTIAQFVAKKAKHVVGIEAIPVAIEDAKTNAQHNGIDNTTFFAGDMKEVFTQEFIDEHGQPDVVITDPPRDGMHKDVVAQLLQLSAKKIVYVSCNSATQARDLALLNEKYEITKVQPVDMFPQTHHVENVVLLELRK is encoded by the coding sequence ATGTCAAAACGAAGAAGAAGAGCTCAAAAATCCTTTGAAAACGTCCCAGTAGTAGACGCTGGAGCAAGAGGTAAAAGTGTTGCAAAAACTGAAGAAGGTGAAGTCATATTCCTCACTGATGCCGTTCCTGGCGATGTTGTAAATATTCAAACTTTTAAAAAGAAACGTTCCTTTTATGAAGGTCGCGTTACTAAATTTATAGAATTAAGTGAGCGACGTGCGGCGCCGGTTTGCAAACATTTCAATACTTGTGGTGGTTGTAAATGGCAGCATATGACTTATGAAAGCCAGCTGTATTTTAAACAGAAAGAAGTGGTCGAGAATTTGACACGTATAGGACATTTGGAACTTCCAGAAATTACTTCTATTGCAGGTTCATCACAACAATACCATTATCGCAACAAGATGGAATTTAGCTTCAGTGCAAACAGATGGTTGACTCTTGAAGAGATTCAAAGTGATGTAGAAATTGAAGATAAAAAAGCCTTGGGCTTTCACATTCCAGGCATGTGGGATAAAATTTTGCACCTAGATGAATGCCATCTTCATCCTCAAATAGGAGAAGATATTAGGTTGAGTGTACACGCTTTCGCGAAAGCGGAAAACATATCTTACTTCAATCCAAGAGAGAAATCTGGAACTTTAAGAACCTTAATGTTACGCATGTCTTCCACCGGTGAAAACATGGTCGTGATTCAATTCTTTCAAGACAACGAAGCGCAAAGAGTTGCCTTATTAGATCATTTAAAAGAATCTTTTCCACAAATAACATCGTTGCAATACATTATAAATGAAAAAGCAAATGACACCATTTATGATCAAGATGTGATTTGTTACCATGGTCGCGATCACATTTTTGAAGAAATGGAAGGTTTGCAATTTAAGATCAATGCCAAGTCTTTCTATCAAACCAATAGCCAGCAGGCTTATGAGCTGTACAAAATCACAAGAGATTTTGCTGGGTTAAGCGGTGAAGAACTGGTTTATGATTTATACACAGGTACTGGAACAATTGCTCAATTTGTAGCAAAAAAAGCCAAGCATGTAGTCGGTATAGAAGCCATTCCTGTAGCTATTGAAGACGCCAAAACAAATGCACAACATAATGGTATTGATAACACTACCTTTTTTGCAGGAGATATGAAAGAGGTATTTACTCAAGAATTTATCGACGAGCACGGCCAGCCTGATGTGGTTATTACAGATCCGCCGCGAGATGGAATGCATAAAGATGTGGTAGCACAACTGCTTCAATTGAGTGCAAAAAAAATCGTTTATGTAAGTTGTAACAGCGCAACACAAGCACGTGATCTTGCGTTATTGAACGAGAAATATGAAATTACTAAAGTGCAACCGGTAGATATGTTTCCACAAACTCATCATGTAGAAAACGTAGTATTACTGGAATTAAGAAAGTAA
- a CDS encoding DUF6452 family protein: MKGYLKIVLLLVLALLSGSCEKDDLCTPDQAVTPRLVIEFKDALNPLEDKAVDRIQVQEIGSTDFAPIDSDDTLVLTNATTISIPLRTNSSTTSYNFILTEDNEVNSDNINFNYTLSEEYVSRSCGFRIVYNNLIAVQTPEAAVTRWIDRVLILEDDITNNTDVHVQILH; the protein is encoded by the coding sequence ATGAAAGGATATTTAAAAATAGTTCTTCTCTTAGTTCTTGCACTGTTATCCGGCAGCTGTGAAAAAGATGATTTGTGTACACCAGATCAAGCGGTAACTCCTCGATTAGTTATAGAATTTAAAGATGCGCTTAATCCGCTAGAAGATAAAGCTGTAGATCGTATTCAAGTTCAAGAAATAGGAAGTACTGACTTTGCACCTATAGATAGCGATGACACACTCGTACTTACTAATGCAACCACCATTTCCATACCTTTAAGGACTAACAGTAGCACCACTAGTTACAATTTTATCCTCACTGAGGATAATGAGGTAAACTCAGATAATATTAACTTCAATTACACATTAAGTGAAGAGTATGTCAGTAGATCTTGCGGTTTTAGAATCGTTTACAATAACCTCATTGCGGTTCAAACTCCAGAAGCCGCTGTAACCAGATGGATCGATAGAGTATTGATTCTAGAAGATGATATAACTAATAATACAGACGTTCATGTACAAATACTTCATTAG
- a CDS encoding CCC motif membrane protein, whose amino-acid sequence MQKLNTTLVYILSVVGLLCCCVYGLGTVAAIIAIVVASKELKKYEANPDQFVNGKAMKSAKTVAIVSLIISIIGLAIFIYIALNQCEFMQSWYDMAIENGASESDMEDLRQGMEEAGCI is encoded by the coding sequence ATGCAAAAATTGAATACAACATTAGTTTACATTTTATCAGTAGTAGGATTATTATGCTGCTGTGTATACGGTTTAGGAACCGTTGCTGCCATTATAGCAATTGTAGTTGCTAGCAAAGAGCTTAAAAAATATGAAGCAAATCCAGATCAATTTGTAAATGGAAAAGCGATGAAATCTGCTAAAACAGTAGCTATTGTTTCTCTTATAATTTCTATAATAGGTTTAGCAATATTTATTTATATAGCTCTAAATCAATGTGAGTTTATGCAGAGTTGGTATGACATGGCTATAGAAAATGGAGCTTCTGAGTCAGACATGGAAGATCTCAGACAAGGTATGGAAGAAGCTGGATGCATTTAA
- a CDS encoding DUF5606 family protein — protein sequence MSLDKILSITGKPGLYQLKNKAKSGFVVESLLDKKTSIVGINHNVSVLNDISIYTYSKEMPLKEVFKKIADKESNGPTINHKVGKKELEAYFNEVLPDYDEERVYASDIKKVIQWYNLLESNGLLSAIDEEE from the coding sequence ATGAGTTTAGATAAAATTTTATCCATTACCGGAAAACCAGGATTGTACCAATTAAAAAATAAAGCCAAAAGTGGTTTTGTGGTAGAATCCTTACTTGATAAGAAAACATCTATCGTAGGTATAAATCACAACGTGAGTGTTTTAAATGACATCTCTATCTATACCTATTCAAAAGAAATGCCTTTAAAAGAGGTATTTAAAAAAATAGCAGATAAAGAATCTAACGGTCCTACAATCAATCATAAAGTAGGTAAGAAGGAGTTAGAAGCTTATTTCAATGAGGTACTACCAGATTATGATGAAGAGCGAGTTTATGCTAGCGATATTAAAAAAGTAATTCAGTGGTACAATCTGTTAGAATCTAATGGACTCCTAAGTGCAATAGACGAGGAAGAATAA
- a CDS encoding CCC motif membrane protein → MQKLNTTLVYILSVVGFLCCCAYGIGTVAAIIAIVVASKELKKYEANPDQFVNGKAMKTAKTVAIVSLVISLIGLAIFIASALNECAFNEWIYNWSLDNGASEEQLAPMLEEMEKAGCV, encoded by the coding sequence ATGCAAAAATTAAATACAACACTAGTTTACATTTTATCAGTAGTAGGCTTTTTATGTTGCTGTGCTTACGGTATAGGTACTGTTGCAGCTATTATTGCAATTGTAGTTGCAAGTAAAGAGCTTAAAAAGTACGAAGCAAATCCAGATCAATTTGTAAATGGAAAAGCAATGAAAACTGCTAAAACAGTTGCTATTGTTTCTCTAGTTATATCTCTAATAGGATTAGCAATATTTATTGCTTCCGCACTTAATGAATGTGCTTTTAATGAATGGATCTATAATTGGTCATTAGATAATGGCGCATCTGAGGAACAATTAGCCCCTATGCTAGAAGAGATGGAAAAAGCAGGATGTGTATAA
- the rocD gene encoding ornithine--oxo-acid transaminase yields the protein MNKSREMSIETKSKAQHYIDLEDKHGANNYHPLPVVLEKGEGVYVWDVDGKRYFDFLSAYSAVNQGHCHPAIVNAMNDQAQTLTLTSRAFHNDKLGQYEKYMTEYFSFDKVLPMNTGAEAVETAIKIARKWAYEKKGVEEHKAKIIVAENNFHGRTTTIISFSNDEGARKNFGPYTPGFIKIPYSDTEALEKALQEENVAGFLIEPIQGEAGVFTPNDDYMRISRDLCTKHKALFIADEIQTGIARTGGLLAVCGNCSCEAHCERQPETYARPDMLILGKALSGGAYPVSAVLADNEVMNVIKPGQHGSTFGGNPVAAAVAMAALEVVKDESLIQNARALGSYFRSEIQKYIETTDTVTLVRGRGLLNAIVINDTEDSDTAWNICLRLRDNGLLAKPTHGNIIRFAPPLVMNKEQLDDCIAIIIKTLKEFE from the coding sequence ATGAATAAAAGTAGAGAAATGAGCATAGAGACTAAAAGCAAAGCACAACATTATATCGATTTAGAAGATAAGCATGGAGCAAATAACTATCATCCATTACCAGTTGTACTGGAAAAAGGTGAAGGTGTTTATGTTTGGGACGTAGATGGTAAAAGATATTTTGATTTTTTAAGTGCTTATAGTGCTGTTAATCAAGGGCACTGTCATCCTGCAATCGTAAACGCGATGAATGATCAGGCACAGACATTAACGCTTACTTCTAGAGCATTTCACAATGATAAATTAGGACAATACGAGAAATACATGACAGAGTATTTTTCTTTTGACAAAGTACTGCCTATGAATACTGGTGCAGAAGCTGTAGAAACTGCTATTAAAATTGCACGTAAATGGGCATATGAGAAAAAAGGAGTAGAGGAGCATAAGGCAAAGATCATTGTAGCTGAAAATAACTTTCACGGTCGTACGACTACCATCATCTCGTTTTCAAATGATGAAGGTGCTCGTAAAAACTTTGGACCGTACACTCCAGGTTTTATCAAAATACCATACAGTGATACAGAAGCTCTTGAAAAAGCATTGCAAGAGGAAAATGTTGCTGGTTTCCTAATTGAGCCTATTCAAGGTGAAGCAGGAGTTTTTACTCCAAACGACGATTACATGAGAATTTCTAGAGATTTATGTACAAAGCACAAAGCATTATTCATTGCCGATGAGATTCAAACTGGAATTGCCAGAACTGGTGGTTTACTTGCCGTTTGTGGTAATTGTTCTTGTGAAGCTCATTGTGAGCGCCAGCCAGAAACTTATGCAAGACCTGATATGTTGATTTTAGGAAAAGCACTTTCTGGAGGAGCTTATCCTGTAAGCGCCGTTCTAGCAGATAATGAAGTAATGAACGTGATCAAACCAGGACAACATGGTTCTACATTTGGTGGTAATCCGGTAGCTGCAGCGGTTGCAATGGCAGCTCTTGAGGTTGTTAAAGATGAAAGCTTAATTCAAAACGCACGTGCATTAGGAAGTTACTTTAGATCTGAAATTCAAAAGTATATTGAAACTACTGACACGGTAACTTTAGTTAGAGGTAGAGGTTTACTAAATGCTATTGTGATTAACGATACTGAGGATAGTGATACTGCCTGGAATATATGTTTGAGATTGCGCGACAACGGTTTGCTTGCAAAACCTACTCATGGTAATATCATACGATTTGCTCCACCGTTAGTTATGAACAAAGAGCAATTAGATGATTGTATAGCTATTATTATTAAAACTTTAAAGGAGTTTGAATAG